The Streptomyces sp. NBC_00659 genomic interval ACGGTGCCGCCGAGGAGGCCGCGCACGGCATCAGCGCCGGCTCTCTCGACGCCGTCGCCAAGGCTTCGGGCCCCTTGCACGACAAGGTGCTGGCCACCGGGCAGGACGCGTTCATGAGCGCCTTCCACGGCGCCATGACCCTGAGCGCGATCCTCGGGTTCATCGCCGCGGTCATCGGCTTCACGATGCTGCGTACGAAGGATCTGCACGCCAGCGCGCTGTCGACCATTCCGCCGGACGTCGACGAGGACGGCGAAGAGCGGTCCGACGGTTCGCCGGACGTCGCGGTGGGCGCGTCGGCCTGACGCCACCGTCCCTCCGGAACCCCGCCCCGATGGCCTCTTCCCCCGCGCCACCGGGGCGGCTCACCGCTGTCCTGACCCGCACCCCTGACGTGCGGGTCAGTGGCCGTCCCGGTCGTGGGACGAGACCGGGATCGTCTCCTTGTGGAAGTAGGACGGGCGGAACGCGCTGTACAGGAGCATCAGGACGGCTCCGAGCAGAAGGGCGCCGACGCCGGTGACGAAGACGCCGCCGAGTTGCCGGTGCGGTGGGAACGGCAGGGTCCACGAGGTGCTGCCGTAGTCGGCGGCGGCGTACACGAAGCAGGCGTTGACGAAGAAGTAGAGGAGCATCAGGCCGCCCAGGCCCGGCATGATCCCGCGCGTCCAGAGGTCGTGCGGGCTGCGCGTGAGGACCTTGCGGTAGTACCAGACGCAGGCGAAGCCCGTGAGCCCGTAGTAGAAGGCGATCATCAGGCCGACCGAGCCGATGGAGTCGGCCAGCACGTTCTCGCTCGCCCTGGTCAGCAGGACGTAGAAGACGATCGAGGCGATGCCCATGCCCACGGTGGACCAGGTCGGGGTCAGGAACCGGGGGTGGATGCGGGCGAAGCGCTGCGGGAGGGCCTTGAACGCGGCCATGGACAGCGTGGTGCGGGCGGTCGGCAGGATGGTCGTCTGCGTGGAGGCCGCCGCCGAGGTCAGGACCATCACGATCAGGAGCTTGGTGGCGACCGTGCCCCAGCCCCCGGTGCCGAAGACCTCGGCGCCGAGACTGGAGAGGACGTCTCCGGAGTTGTCCGGGTTGCCCAGACCGATGCCCTGTTCGCCGACCCCCGCGAAGGCCTGCGCGGACGTGGTGACCATGAGGTAGACGAGCAGCAGGATGACGGTCGACATGACGGCCGCGCGGCCGGGAGTGCGGTCGCGGTCGACGGTCTCCTCGTTCACGGACACCGCGGTGTCCCAGCCCCAGTAGATGAACACTCCGGCGAGGATGCTCTTGGTCAGGTCGTCGAACGAGTTGATCTCGAAGGGGTTGAACCACGACCACGAGATCTCCGAGGAGACGTCCGGCGCCGTGCCGCCGTACACCTTGACCAGCGCGGTCACCGCCAGCAGACACAGCACCACGATCTCGATGCTGAGCAGCGCCTTCTGGAGGTTGGCCGAGAGCTCGATGCCGATGTAGCAGACCAGGGTCATGACGGCGATCCACAGCACGCCGACGAAGGTCACCCAGAACGTGTCCTGCGCCAGCCCGTCCGCGCCCACGAGCTGGAAGCCGTACGAGCCGGCGATCTGGGCCAGGTTGGCCATCACGATGATGTCGGCCGCGACGATGCCCCAGCCGCCCAGCCAGCCGGTACGGGGGCCGAAGGCCCTGGCCGCCCAGGTGAACGTCGTGCCGCAGTCGGGATCGGCCCGGTTCAGCTCCTTGTAGCCGTAGGCGATGAGGAACATCGGGACGAAGGCGAGGACGATCACGATCGGCGACTGGAAGCCCACGATGCCGACGATGATGCCGAGGGTCGCCGCGAGGCTGTAGGCGGGGGCCGTGGAGGCCAGCCCGATCACCGTGCTGGAGAACAGGCCCAGGGCGCCACCCTTGAGACCCTTGTCCGTGGCCCCGGGGCCCAGCGGTGGCAGTGGCGCGGGCGGCGGGACGGATGGTGAGCTCATGACGCCCTCCGGAACCTGGTGGCGCCCGCCCGCCGAGGTGGACCGGGCGCACGCTGTCCCCGGCCCGGGGAGCCTCGCGCATCCCGGGGACCATCGGGGACGTCCGGGGGGCCGGGCCGCTCCCACCAGCATGAACCCGCTCGCCGACAACTGGTAGTCGAGCCGCGTCCGGGGCGGCTGTCACACCTTCGCGCTCCCGCGCGTCGGACGGGACGCTCCCGCCCGTCGGACGGAGAACCCGCTGCCGGCGATCGAGGAGTTCCAGGAGTTCCAGGAGTTCCAGGAGTTCCGGGCGGGCCTGGGGAACCGGCCGGCCGGCCGCCCGTCGTCGAGCACCTCGACGTCAGGGGTGCGTACACGGGTCGGCCGGGCCGGGCGGTGTCATCCTGCGGGGATGACGGGATCCAGCGCGGCGGGCGGCGGGTACTCCGGTACCCCGTTGGCCCGGAAGATCGGCATCAAGGCGGGGTACCGGGTACGGCTCGTCCACGGCCCGCGGGACTGGGGGATTCCCGGGCTGCCCGAGGACTGCGAGGTCGGGGAGAGCGGCCCGGAGGGGGCGGACGTCACCGTCGCCTTTCTTCCGGGAGCGCGCCCGGCTCGCGGCACAGGCGGCCGGACTGGCCGCCGGCCTGTCCGACGAGGCCATGCTGTGGATCGCCTGGCCCCGCCGCGCGGCCGGGCACCGCAGCGACATCACGGAGAACGATCTGCGGGACCTCTTCCTGCCCCTCGGTGTCGTCGACGTGAAGGTGGCGGCCCTGGGGGAGGACTGGTCGGGGCTGAAATTCGTCCGCCGCAAGGAGAACAGGCGCTCCTGAACGCGGAGGTATGTGTCTAGATCAGGATGTACGCGCGGCGGACCTGACGGCGTACGTGAGGGGTCATCCCGGTGAACGACTAGCATCGCGGCACAGTTGTCGGCCGGGATGGGGTGGGTGTCGTGTCGCAGGCGGAGGAGGGGCCGCGGATCGCCGTTGCCGTGGTGACCATGGGCAACCGGCCCGTCGAGGTCGACGCGCTGCTCACTTCCGTGGCCAAGCAGGACGTGGCCCCCACCCGGATCGTGATCGTCGGCAACGGCTGCCCGCTGCCGGAGTTCGCCGAACGCCTCGGCCTGCCGGGCGAGGTGACCACGGTCGAACTGGACGACAACCTCGGCTGCCCCGGTGGCCGGAATGTGGGCCTGAGCCGGCTCCGTGAGTTCGGGGACGTGGACGTGGTCGTCGAACTCGACGACGACGGGCTCCTGGTGGACGGCGACGTGCTGCGCAAGGTGCGCGATCTGTACGCCGCCCGGCCGCGGCTCGGCATAGTCGGCTTCCGCATCGCCGACGAGCACGGGGAGACGCAGCGCCGCCATGTGCCGAGGGTCGGGGCCAAGGACCCGATGCGCGGGGGGCCGGTCACCGGCTTTCTCGGGGGCGGCCACGCGCTGTCCATGCCGATGCTCGCCGAGACGGGGGACTGGCCCGCCGAGTTCTTCTTCGCGCACGAGGAGACCGACCTCGCCTGGCGGGCGATCGACGCCGGCTGGACCGTGCTGTACGAGCCCGGACTGCTCCTCCAGCATCCCAAGACCTCGCCCGCCCGGCACGCCATCTACTACCGGGTGACCGCCCGCAACCGGGTCTGGCTCACCCGCCGCCGCCTGCCCCTGGCGCTGATCCCCGTGCACCTGGGGATCTGGATCGTGCTCACGCTCCTGCGGACGCGGTCGGTCGGTGGGTTGAGGGCCTGGTTCGGCGGATTCGCGGAAGGGCTGCGGCGTTCCGGCGGAGAGCGGCGCCCGATGCGGTGGCGGACGGTCTGGCGGCTCACCCGTCTCGGTCGTCCGCCGGTCATCTGAAGCCGGCTCGCCGGTCCCGTAAGCCGGTCCTGAGTGGGATTCCTCCAGGGGAATCCCGCCGGGAGTGCGGTACGAGGGTTCTTGAACGGGTTCCGTGCGGGGGTTCGGTACGGGTTCCGTGCGGGTTGCGTACGGAACCCGCACGGGAATTTCATACGGACGGAGGCCCCGGTCGATCACCTCAACGACCGGGGCCTCTCACGTCCCCGGATCCGGCCGCGGCGGCGACACTCCCCCGAGTTACGCGTAGTACGCGCGCACCGTCGGGCCAGATCCGATGGAATGATCACATCAGTCCCCGCCAACGGATCGCTAACATGAGGCCAACGGTTCCCTCGGGAACGATCACTTGATCGGCGTGAACTCGTCCTGGGAGGGCGTGAAACCGCCGTGGTGCGCGGCCTGCGCGGCCGGGCGGAGAGGCGATGGGGCGGTGTGATGCGGAACGGGCTGCGGTTCGGGCTGCTGGGGCCGCCGGTCCTGTACGGCGCCGAAGGCGAGATCGGCTCGATCGGCAGCCGGAAGATGCGTGCCCTGCTGGCCGCGCTGCTCCTCGAACCGGGCAGGGTCGTCTCCGTCGACGTGCTCAGGGACGCGCTGTGGGGCGGGGCCCCACCCGCCTCCGCCCAGGCGTCCCTCCAGAACCACGTGACCCGGCTGCGCCGTCTCCTCGATGATCCGGAACGCCTGCGCGCGGTACCGCCGGGGTACCTCCTGCGGGTCGGCGAGGGCGAGTTGGACGTCCGCGTCTTCGAGCGGCACGCCACCGTCGCGCGCGACGCGTACGCCGAGCGCGACTGGGATCGGGCGCTGCGCGAGTCCACCGCCGCGCTCGCGCTGTGGCGCGGCACCCCGCTCAGCGGCCTGCCGCCCGAGACCGGCGGGCACGCTTTCGTCCAGCGGCTGGAGGAAGCCCGGCTGCTCGTCCTGGAGTGGGGGTACGAGGCGGAGCTGCGCCTCGACCCGACGGCCTCCCGGCTCGACCGGCTGGCACCGGAACTGGCCGCCCGCACGGCCGAGCATCCGCTCCGCGAGTCGTTCCACCGGCTTCTCATGCTCGTGCTGCACCGCACCGGACGGCAGGCCGAGGCCCTCGCCGTCCACCGCGACCTGCGGGCCCGCCTGCTCGACGAACTCGGCATCGAGCCGGGACCGGCCGTGCGCAGGGCCCATCTGGAGATCCTGCGGGACAACGACCGGGTCCCCGGTGACGTCCACGCCGACGACGTGACCTCGGGCGGATCCGGCGCCGGAGACCGCGCCATGGGCGGGAGCGGATCCCGGGGCGGTGCGGGGCGCGGGGGTGGTGACCTGGGCCGGGACGAGAGCCGGGAGAGGGACGGCGACCGGGGGCGGTACGACGGCCGTGACCAGGACCGGAACCCGAGCGCGGACGGCAGCGGCGACCGGGCTCGGAGCAGGGTCGGCGACGGGGACGGCCATTGGGCCTGGAGCGGCGACGGGGACGGTGACGGCGACGCTGATTGGGCTCGGAACAGCGACGGCGACGACGACGGTGACGGGACCGTGGTCGCCGACGGGGGCAGCGGCAGCGACTGGGACACCGGCCGGAGCGCCGGCCGCGAGGACGACGGTGGCCGGTTCGGGAACGTCGGTCACGACGGCGGCGGTGACGGTGGCCGGGATGTGGACGATGAGGCGGTGGAGTCCGTGGCCGAGTCCGCCCGGGTCGAACAGGGCATCACCTCGCCTCCCCGCCCCGCTCAACTCCCGCCGCCCCCGGCACACTTCACCGGACGTGAGGACGTCCGTGACCGGCTGCTCCAGATCCTGGACCCGGAACACTCCGTGCGTCTCACGCACCCGCAGGACCCGGCCCACCCGGACTGCGGGCCCACCGCGAGAGCATCCGCAGACGCGTCCGCCCGTGCATCCGCCCGTGCGTTCATGGCACCCGGATTCGGTGCCACGACGATCGCCGGGGCGCCCGGCCTGCCAACCGGCGGGACAGCCGGACGGGCACCCGCCGGGGTGAACTCCGTTCGGACAAACGGCGATACGCAGGGCGCGGGGTACGGCGACCGCCCCTTCGGCGGTGACCCCGTCACCGGGCTGCCCCGTGTCGCGGTGATCAGCGGAATGGCGGGCGTCGGCAAGAGCGCGCTCGCGCTGCATGTCGCGCACGGACTGCGGGAACGTTTCACCGACGGCCAGCTGTACGTCAACCTGCACGGCGCCACCCCCGGCATGACCCCGCTCACCGCCGGTCAGGCGCTCGCCGCGCTCCTGCGCGACCTGGGGGCGGAACCCCGGCGCATCCCCGAACACCCCGACGCGGCGGCGGCGTTGCTCCGGTCGATGCTCGCGCCCACCCGCACCCTGATGGTGCTGGACGACGCGGCGCACGCCGCCCAGGTGCGGCCGCTGCTGCCGGCCGGCGCGGGCTGCGCGGTGATCGTGACGAGCCGCTCGCCGCTCACCGCGCTGGACGGCGCCGACCGTTTCCCGCTCGCGCCGCTGACGGACGAGGACAGCGCGGCCCTGCTCCGCGCGGTCTCCGGCCGCCGGGACGGACTCGACGGAGGTCACCCCCTAGTCGAACTCACCGGTCGGCTGCCACTCGCCCTGCGCGTCGTCGCGGCCCGTCTCGCCGCCCGCCGCGCCCTGACCCCCGACGTTCTCGCCGGTCAACTGGCGGCCACGGAAGGCCGGTTGCACCATCTGGAGTACGACGACCTGAGCGTGCGCCGTTCGCTCGCCGTCGCGTACGACGCGCTGCGCGCCTCCGAGCGCGAGGCCGACCGCGACGCGGCGCTCGCCCTGTGCCGTATCGGCGCGCTCGACCTGCCCGCCTACGGAGCCGCCCTCGTCGCCCGCCTCTCCGGCACCGACGAGCGTCGCGCCGAGGCCGCGCTCGACCGCCTCGTCGATGTCGCCCTCCTGGAGGAGACCGCGTACGGGCGGTACGCGCCGCACGATCTCGTACGGGATTTCGCCCGGGAGATCGCGGGCGCGGCGGAGTGCGTCGTCGCGACAGCGACAGCAGCGACAGCGACAGCAGCGGCAGCGGCAGTGTCGGCAGCGGCCGTGGGTGCAGGTGCAGGTGCAGGTGCGGGCGCCGGCGCGGGACTCGCGGCTACCGTGGCCGCTCCCGGAGGTGAGGCCGTCTCCGTCCGGGGCGGAGAGTTCGCCGCCGGTTCCGGTGGTGACGGTCCGGCCTTCCCGGGCGGTCACGGCGGTGTCGTACCTCTCGGTCATGACGCGGTCGTCGCCGAGCGTGCCCTGCGCTGGTACGCCGGTGTCGCCGCCCGCTCGCTGGAGGCGATCCTCGAACCCGGTCTCGACAGGGAGGACCGCGGCAGGCCGACCTCCTCGCAGCCGGCCGGGCACGCGGCGGACGTGGCGGCCACGCCCCCGTTCCGCTCCGGGCGGGAGGCCTTCGCCTGGGGCGACACGGAGCTGGCGAACGTGGTCGCGCTCGCGGAGCGGCACGCGCACGGCTCGCCGTACTTCCCCCTGCTGGCCCGCTTGCTCAACCCGTACGTCCAACGCAGTGGTCGCGTCGCCGAGTTGGAGGTCCTTCAGCGGGCCGCGCTCGCGGCGGCGCGTCTGCTCGGAGACGAGGCCGCCGAGGCGTACGCGCTCGGCGACCTCGGGGGCCTGCACTTCATGACGGGCCGGGTGGGTGAGGCTCTCACCCTGAACGACGAGGCGCTCGCGATCTGGAGCCGCCTCGGGGTGCGCTCCTGTCAGCGGCGGGCGCTGAACAACCGGGGCATGCTCCTGGAATCCCTCGGCCGTCATGCCGAGTCCGGCGAGGCCCTGCTGCAAAGCCTCGAGTTCTCGCGGGAGTTGGGCGACCCGCACATGGAGGCCATCACCTACAGCCACCTCGGCAACCTGTACGAGCACACCGACCCACGGGCCGCCATCGACCACCACAAGCGCAGTCTCGCGATCGGTGACGCCGTGCAGGACGTGATCATCCGGCACTCCGCGCACTGCAACATCGGCTACGCCCACCTCACGCTCGGCGAACCGGCCGCCGCCGTACCGCACTTCGAGGAGAGCCTGCGCATCCTGGGCGGCCACGGCGACTGGCACGGCGAGTCACAGACCAGGCTCGGCCTGGTGCGGGCCCTGCGCGGTGTCGGTCAGTGGGAACGGGCCACGCGTGAGTGCGATCTGCTGCGCTGCCGTGCCGACCGCCGTGCCGACCGGTACACCGGAGGCCTCGCCCGTCACCAGGCGGGCCTGCTGCTGCGGGAACGCGGCGACGCCGAAGCGGCCCACCGGGAGTGGACGTCGGCCTTGGAGGCCCTGGAGGAGACGGACAGCCCGGTGACGGGCGAACTGCGGGAGCTGCTGGCGCGGCAGACGGCCCGGTGACGGGCGGAACCGCGGAAGCTTCTGGGCCGGCAGACCACCCGGCGTCAGGCGGACCGACGGTGAAGGCGGCCTGTGTCTCAGAGGGCCTGGCGGCGGACCGACGGTGAAGGCGGTCTGCGTCTCAGCGGGCCCGGCGGCGGGCCGGCCGCGTCATTTCGCGTCCGCGTAACACCGTACGACCGCCGTCGTGAACGGAAAGCGCACCGGCGTCTGCCCGAACGTGAGGCGTCCCGCGACTTCGGCCGCGTCGCGGATGGCGGCCACCACGGTGTCGGCCTCCTCGGCGGGGCAGTGCACGATCACCTCGTCGTGCTGGAAGAAGACCAGCTCGGCGGCGAGCCCGGAGCAGGTGCGGCGCAGTGCCGCCAGCACCAGCAGGGCCCATTCGGCGGCACTGCCCTGCACGACGAAGTTGCGCGCGAACCGTCCGCGGGCGCGGGAGTCGGAGGACGCGTAACCCGGCACCCAGCCCTGGTCGACGGTGGTGTCGACGGGATCGTCCTGCGGGATGCCCGCCTCCTCCCCGCTGCCGTCGCCCGCCCCGGCCGCCGGAGGACAGGTCCGCCCGAGCCAGGTCCGCACCAGGCGCCCCTCCTCGCCCGCGCGGGCCGCGTCGTCGACGTACGCGACCGCCTTGGGGAAACGGCGGCGGAGGAGGGCGAGGTTCTTCAGGCCGTCGCCGGACGTCTGGCCGTAGACGGCGCCGAGCACGGCGAGTTTGGCCTGCGCCCGGTCGCCGGAGAACGCCCGGTCCGACACCGCCTGGTAGAGGTCGCTCTCCCGGCCCGCGACCTCCATCAGGCCGGGGTCGCGGGAGATGGCCGCGAGGATGCGCGGCTCCATCTGGTCGGCGTCGGCGACGACCAGCCGCCAGCCGGGGTCGGCGACGACGGCACGCCGGATCACCTTGGGGATCTGGAGCGCGCCGCCGCCGTTGGTCACCCAGCGTCCGGTGACGGTCCCGCCCGGCAGGTACTCGGGCCGGAACCGTCCGTCGCGCACCCAGTCCTGGAGCCAGGACCAGCCGTGGGCGACCCAGATCCGGTACAGCTTCTTGTACTCGATCAGCGGTTTCACGGCCGGATGGTCGATCGACTCGATCTCCCACCGCCGGGTGGACCTGACCTTGATGCCTGCCTGCGCGAACGCCTTGACGACGTCGGCCGGCAGGTCGGGTCTGACCCGTCGTCCGAACGCGGCGGACACTTCGTCGGTCAGCTCG includes:
- a CDS encoding APC family permease: MSSPSVPPPAPLPPLGPGATDKGLKGGALGLFSSTVIGLASTAPAYSLAATLGIIVGIVGFQSPIVIVLAFVPMFLIAYGYKELNRADPDCGTTFTWAARAFGPRTGWLGGWGIVAADIIVMANLAQIAGSYGFQLVGADGLAQDTFWVTFVGVLWIAVMTLVCYIGIELSANLQKALLSIEIVVLCLLAVTALVKVYGGTAPDVSSEISWSWFNPFEINSFDDLTKSILAGVFIYWGWDTAVSVNEETVDRDRTPGRAAVMSTVILLLVYLMVTTSAQAFAGVGEQGIGLGNPDNSGDVLSSLGAEVFGTGGWGTVATKLLIVMVLTSAAASTQTTILPTARTTLSMAAFKALPQRFARIHPRFLTPTWSTVGMGIASIVFYVLLTRASENVLADSIGSVGLMIAFYYGLTGFACVWYYRKVLTRSPHDLWTRGIMPGLGGLMLLYFFVNACFVYAAADYGSTSWTLPFPPHRQLGGVFVTGVGALLLGAVLMLLYSAFRPSYFHKETIPVSSHDRDGH
- a CDS encoding glycosyltransferase family 2 protein, with amino-acid sequence MGVVSQAEEGPRIAVAVVTMGNRPVEVDALLTSVAKQDVAPTRIVIVGNGCPLPEFAERLGLPGEVTTVELDDNLGCPGGRNVGLSRLREFGDVDVVVELDDDGLLVDGDVLRKVRDLYAARPRLGIVGFRIADEHGETQRRHVPRVGAKDPMRGGPVTGFLGGGHALSMPMLAETGDWPAEFFFAHEETDLAWRAIDAGWTVLYEPGLLLQHPKTSPARHAIYYRVTARNRVWLTRRRLPLALIPVHLGIWIVLTLLRTRSVGGLRAWFGGFAEGLRRSGGERRPMRWRTVWRLTRLGRPPVI
- a CDS encoding AfsR/SARP family transcriptional regulator, whose product is MRNGLRFGLLGPPVLYGAEGEIGSIGSRKMRALLAALLLEPGRVVSVDVLRDALWGGAPPASAQASLQNHVTRLRRLLDDPERLRAVPPGYLLRVGEGELDVRVFERHATVARDAYAERDWDRALRESTAALALWRGTPLSGLPPETGGHAFVQRLEEARLLVLEWGYEAELRLDPTASRLDRLAPELAARTAEHPLRESFHRLLMLVLHRTGRQAEALAVHRDLRARLLDELGIEPGPAVRRAHLEILRDNDRVPGDVHADDVTSGGSGAGDRAMGGSGSRGGAGRGGGDLGRDESRERDGDRGRYDGRDQDRNPSADGSGDRARSRVGDGDGHWAWSGDGDGDGDADWARNSDGDDDGDGTVVADGGSGSDWDTGRSAGREDDGGRFGNVGHDGGGDGGRDVDDEAVESVAESARVEQGITSPPRPAQLPPPPAHFTGREDVRDRLLQILDPEHSVRLTHPQDPAHPDCGPTARASADASARASARAFMAPGFGATTIAGAPGLPTGGTAGRAPAGVNSVRTNGDTQGAGYGDRPFGGDPVTGLPRVAVISGMAGVGKSALALHVAHGLRERFTDGQLYVNLHGATPGMTPLTAGQALAALLRDLGAEPRRIPEHPDAAAALLRSMLAPTRTLMVLDDAAHAAQVRPLLPAGAGCAVIVTSRSPLTALDGADRFPLAPLTDEDSAALLRAVSGRRDGLDGGHPLVELTGRLPLALRVVAARLAARRALTPDVLAGQLAATEGRLHHLEYDDLSVRRSLAVAYDALRASEREADRDAALALCRIGALDLPAYGAALVARLSGTDERRAEAALDRLVDVALLEETAYGRYAPHDLVRDFAREIAGAAECVVATATAATATAAAAAVSAAAVGAGAGAGAGAGAGLAATVAAPGGEAVSVRGGEFAAGSGGDGPAFPGGHGGVVPLGHDAVVAERALRWYAGVAARSLEAILEPGLDREDRGRPTSSQPAGHAADVAATPPFRSGREAFAWGDTELANVVALAERHAHGSPYFPLLARLLNPYVQRSGRVAELEVLQRAALAAARLLGDEAAEAYALGDLGGLHFMTGRVGEALTLNDEALAIWSRLGVRSCQRRALNNRGMLLESLGRHAESGEALLQSLEFSRELGDPHMEAITYSHLGNLYEHTDPRAAIDHHKRSLAIGDAVQDVIIRHSAHCNIGYAHLTLGEPAAAVPHFEESLRILGGHGDWHGESQTRLGLVRALRGVGQWERATRECDLLRCRADRRADRYTGGLARHQAGLLLRERGDAEAAHREWTSALEALEETDSPVTGELRELLARQTAR
- a CDS encoding bifunctional 3'-5' exonuclease/DNA polymerase, producing the protein MTERWALAPAEDGGVEIAALGPDGLPTGEVRREADLAEAVRARPDVSRWVWRSTADVYPRLLATGVRVERCYDMEAAETLLLGHEGRLGEPRSAAAALARLRGGPVPPDPPQRSAEPGSQSSLFEPRPVHVPLADLLTVYADQQRRHGETAHPDRMRLLTAAESAGMLVAAEMNQSGLPWSADVHRDVLHELLGERYTGGGEPRRLAELTDEVSAAFGRRVRPDLPADVVKAFAQAGIKVRSTRRWEIESIDHPAVKPLIEYKKLYRIWVAHGWSWLQDWVRDGRFRPEYLPGGTVTGRWVTNGGGALQIPKVIRRAVVADPGWRLVVADADQMEPRILAAISRDPGLMEVAGRESDLYQAVSDRAFSGDRAQAKLAVLGAVYGQTSGDGLKNLALLRRRFPKAVAYVDDAARAGEEGRLVRTWLGRTCPPAAGAGDGSGEEAGIPQDDPVDTTVDQGWVPGYASSDSRARGRFARNFVVQGSAAEWALLVLAALRRTCSGLAAELVFFQHDEVIVHCPAEEADTVVAAIRDAAEVAGRLTFGQTPVRFPFTTAVVRCYADAK